The nucleotide sequence TCATATACCCCTGACCCTTGCCATACTTCTCGGCTTGCTTAGTATTGCTTACCCTAGCCTTAATGGTATGACAGAATATGCCTTCTGGGGCTTCACAAGCCTGATTCTTGCAAGGCTCGTGGCACTTGACCTCACAAACCACACTCTGCCGAATATTTATGTAGCTCCACTGGCCCTTCTCTCCTTTGCAGGTATTGCCATTGGGGTTGTTGCACTGTCATGGCAGCAGGCCTTACTCGGAGGCTTTATTGGCTTTGGCGCTATTCTCTTTTTCAGTTTCTTGATTGAGTTCATGCTCAAATCAGCATTCCTTGGCGGTGGAGATATCAAACTTATTGGCGCCTCAGG is from Pseudomonadota bacterium and encodes:
- a CDS encoding prepilin peptidase, which codes for MAEGLIPERFHIPLTLAILLGLLSIAYPSLNGMTEYAFWGFTSLILARLVALDLTNHTLPNIYVAPLALLSFAGIAIGVVALSWQQALLGGFIGFGAILFFSFLIEFMLKSAFLGGGDIKLIGASGLWLGATFLPFYMMAACFISIALSFIPNKNGHIAFGPGLCLSLWLFLHQKTWLMALINKVFAFIS